A single window of Cryptococcus neoformans var. neoformans JEC21 chromosome 3 sequence DNA harbors:
- a CDS encoding expressed protein has translation MSISGKQPFFPPPAYSPRRTSAALVATNPYTNATYHSPDAEYELYAPVDEYSLPPSFTQLPRLDKLAPVHDIILQHFSDIEPLKALTLCSEVYDLVIPHLYHYVKTSKGLLKGLDFRSKTWKRKQKALSYVKVLEIDNMEEMWRIAMLGYKEYSGLPRSYTDVFPNVRQIVISQEALIGIYVMKKEGEPQRTWSIEELRTALRLQFPPIVTEVIGPLPRETGGESAAKTIVFPVQRPETCRFTSPPSTPMSTRILSYFRYRPQQGQQSQQQQSNQQPTYSQVTDRRFQPDISSCESAHVSVCSFGLPFMRSTSRRRSSHAGG, from the exons CGGACTTCTGCAGCTTTAGTCGCCACCAACCCATACACCAACGCCACTTACCATTCTCCCGATGCCGAATACGAACTCTACGCGCCAGTGGACGAATACAGCCTTCCGCCGTCTTTCACACAACTGCCGAGACTAGACAAGCTTGCCCCTGTACACGACATCATTCTTCAACACTTCTCCGACATTGAGCCACTCAAAGCGCTCACCTTGTGCTCCGAGGTCTATGATCTCGTCATACCTCACCTGTACCACTATGTTAAGACTAGCAAAGGTCTACTGAAAGGCCTTGACTTCCGATCAAAGAcgtggaagagaaagcagaAAGCTTTAAGCTACGTGAAGGTTCTGGAGATTGACAATATGGAAGAGATGTGGCGAATCGCAATGCTGGGTTACAAAGAGTATTCAGGCCTCCCTAGGTCATATACCGATGTCTTCCCCAATGTGCGTCAGATCGTCATATCCCAAGAAGCTTTAATTGGGATCTatgtgatgaagaaagaaggagagccACAGAGGACCTGGAGCATAGAGGAATTGAGGACAGCGTTGAGGTTACAGTTTCCACCGATCGTCACCGAGGTCATAGGCCCACTACCTCGAGAAACAGGCGGTGAATCTGCCGCAAAAACCATAGTTTTCCCTGTGCAAAGGCCTGAGACCTGTCGA TTCACCTCACCACCGTCTACACCGATGAGCACCCGCATCCTATCGTACTTCCGTTATCGCCCTCAGCAAGGTCAACAGtctcaacaacagcaatcGAATCAACAGCCGACATACAGCCAAGTGACCGACAGAAGATTTCAACCTGACATATCATCATGTGAATCT GCGCATGTGTCGGTGTGCTCATTTGGGTTGCCGTTCATGCGGTCAACCTCGCGAAGGCGAAGCAGCCATGCAGGGGGCTGA